The DNA sequence TTCCCAGAATCATTTTCCTATGCTCTAAAGTTTACATTTTCCCACAAGTTATTTTTTAACAGAAGTTCATTCTGGTTTTTATCAGCATGTATAGGAGGAACATGAACTCTGAATTCTTATACAAACAGTTCTTTGCACTTTGCATGTTATATTTGGATAACTGTAGGCACAGAAGCAAGAGGAGCTGCCAGAGAGAGTTTTGTGCTGTGTTCGATTGAACAAAATCGATTTTGTAAATCGTGGCCAGATACCTCAGCTTATAACCCCtgttgataactgaaatgattgAGAGCTAGGCTAATAGTTGTAAATTTTGTGACAAGAGAGAGAATGGATTCTGAAATGTAGCTATCACACCAATTTTGTTTGTATCAAGAGTGACAAAATATGAAAAGGTTTAGAACCTTTTCAATGAAATCTGACAAaattgaaagttgaattttaatTTCTCCAATGTATAAAGGTCCACATCAACTTTAAAGGAAAGTCCCTGTTGGTTACCCTCAAAAGGTCCTCAATTAAACACTTCAGAGGAAAATGcgatgaagtctaaattatcatGCTAGTTGTTGTTATGTCACAGGAAGAAGCAaacctgaaaataaagaagataAATAACACAAAATTTTAACACggagttttttgtaaaaactacgGGATCACAAAGATCCAAAAAACTCCACTATGACAATAAGAAGGTTACAAAACCCTTCTTTAGACTTGAAGCACATTCAATCCTAtcactataaaaaaaatactGAGAATCATAAATTCATaacagaaaaataaataaataacaaataattcaattcaTAACAGCAAGAAGATTGTCCAAAAAACTTCATGTAAATTCAGATGAAAGGCCCAACTATAAACGATTACAAGGTAGAAGGATTGGCGTTAAATGCAAAAATAGTGTAGTCGTTCACAGTGCTAGTTCAAATGCAGCAATAAACAGCCAATAGATGTTGGAATACAAAAGCATTTACAGAAAGAATGCATATAGAAATAACACAGCTAACCCTGTGCTCTTTTTGAGAACATTTACAAACAATTCATATTCAAATCACTCCTTCCTGACCTATTATTTCGTGTCAACGCAACTTCTGTACCATTTCTGTTCATGATTGTTGGGGGAGACCAAGATCAACATTGCAAACGCGACAAATAGAACCATTCAGAAATAAGTTACAGCCCTCTACATGGCCAAATTCTTCACTTGCTTCCCTGTTGATTACCATGCTGGAATGATGCTTTCATAAATCATGTAATTTGTTCTTCTTTGAAACGTAGAAGCACTATAGGTTGTTGTTCATTGTTTGGAAAGTCAGTTCTTCTCATTGCAGCCGGTTTATCAACTACAGGGTTGTGTGGCCTCAATTGTGACATAGAGTTATTAGTGGTATTATGGCTACTGTTCCTAGCTGCAGGCACATCATGATTATGTTTACCCTCATATGTTGTTATGACTGCTTTAGGGTCACTTGCCGCCCTTTCGACATGCTTTCTTACGTTACATCCTTGGCTGGTACATTTGTAATAGCTTCTGCAGAAAATAACAAGGCGTGTAAAAATTATGGCAAGCAAAATAGCCACGAAGCAGCTGGCTTTGAAACAAAGACTTCTAAATAAATACTGCAAAGAGAATGTCTCAACCAGCAAGATTCTGacaaaaagggcagcccggtgcacaaagcatcccgcatttatgcagggttcggggaagggctgcaccccaaggggtgtgatgtagacagcctaccctaatgcaaacACTAGTATGGCTGCTTCCATGGCTCGAAAGTCAAAAAGTTGGCAAGATTATAGTCAATATGGTAAACATAAAAGGAACGTAAATGTAAACTGGATTTCTCTACAGCTGATATTTATTAATTTAAGGTTCACTTTACCACAACTCCACTCTTAAAACTAGCTGAACACCAAATGTATAGATGATATCGTGGAGTAGTTCATTGACAATAAAGGAGTAAAATAAGATGGACATTTTACCTTGGATAGGGGTTTCCTTTAACAACCTTCTGTCCATACTTTCGCCATCTATAACCATCATCCAATAGATCAACTTCACTGGTTGTTTGTACAATGATCCTAGGTTCTGTAACTGTCCGGTGAGAACAAGCTGCCTCTGAAGTTTGTACTTCCACAGCCCTGCAAAGTACAGACATGTTAGGATAGAGAAGAATAGCTGTCAAAATAGACATGGCAGCAAAAGGAATTACTATGCAATAGTGCTAAGGGTGAAGGAAGATACCTCCGCTTTGATTCCCGTTCATCAATGTCTCTTCCATCCACTCTAGTCTGAGCATCACCCACTTCCTCACTGTCACTTGATCCGGAGATCTGGTCATGTGTTGCTTGGCTGGATTCATGATCCTTCATTCTTAACGAATAGGATGTTTCGCCCTCCTTGGGTTTGTTAAAATTTCCGGCCAGACCCTCAGAGCTGGGCTCATAGGACCCCTGAAGATTATAATTTCCATTTGGATTTCCACTTTCTTTTGAACGCTTACTAGATTGAGGCGGCTGATGGTTGTGCTGGCCCTTATATATAATCTCAGTCACCTGACCATCGAGGGAGCGCTCAACCTTCTTCTTGACTGGACAATTTGAATGTGTACACTTGTAATAGCTTCGCGGATATTCACTTCCCTTGACCTGCTTCTGCCCATACTTTCGCCAGTTGTAGCCATCATCAGCAGGTTTGTCAACAGCAAAGGAAGCAGGTTCTGACCTCTGATCAGATAAGGAAACATCTGATGACTCTTTCACGATGTTAGGATTTAATGCAGGAGGAGGTATCTGTTGGTTTGCTGCTGCATTTGATGCTAAGGACTGGAACTGTGACAATGACGCTGCAGCTGCTGTTGAAGAAGACGGATAGTCAGGCCGAATGTGCAGTTGAGACTGAGCAGGGGCTGCCTGAGTTGTAAATTGAGCAAGCACTTGCTGATGTGACATTCCAAAAGGGCCCTGTCAAATGAAGATACATAACTAACTTCGAAGAAGCAAATTCAAATTAAACTAAtaagggctcgtttggtacgagggataagagataattaattccgggattaaatttgagatgagtttatcccaTATTTGGCTAGGATAAAATCGTGGTATAACTAATCCCGGGATCAGTTATCCTGGGATTGTAGTGTTTTTTTTATCTCTATGGAAGGGTAAGATAACTAATCCCGGAATAATTAATCATGGGATAACTTGtttcccaaccaaacgacccctaacagTATCAACTTATATGCAGCAACAACAGAGTGTTCTCTCCCAAAGCCAAGTATAGAACATTTACCATCATCAGGATATTTCTAATTTCAGAGAGTGTTAATTACCGAAACTCAATTATGTTACTACAAACACAACCTGCTTGTTTACAAAATCAAACTCTTCCTGTctggtttttctttttttgattcaTCACTGAGGTTTTTCTACAATCTGAATACGATAttgatttattatttttataaatgaaAGAAGGTCCACAACAAAGATGTTCCCTCTCGCCATATCTATACTTACTGGATGGGTGCAGATAACAATGTAATAATAACAAAGCTAGATAGAGATACTGTTCATTTATAATTGATTCAGATAGCGAGACCCACGGAAAATTCCACCTTATTCGTGCGGTAGCATCTAAAAACCAAATACCTGTATTTTCCCTAGTAACAACCAAACATTAACAAAATAATAACACATCTGCAAGACGTTACGCCGAGTAGCTTCTGTTGTCTTTTCTCTTTATCAGGCCATGTTAGGCCAACAATTCCTTTTCTTCCAACTACTCCCCAGTCTAATATGACCGGCACTAGATGAGGCCAAAAATGGTTTTCTACATGAAACCTGTGGATCAACTAGTAGATAAGGGAAATGGAATGGATTCATATATCTATCTCTATCTACCTGGTACTTAACTTACCAGGtaaaggtaaggtctgcgtacacactaccctccccataccccacttgtgggattagaCTGGGTCTGTTGTTGTATATACATAGCTCCAGCCATCTTGAGCCGGCATTCAAGTAGACAAGTTAATGAATCATAGAGAGTTAGTAcagtgttgatgaagcttttattttttttatttttattccttaAGAAATTACCATACTTTCAACTATTGAAATCGGAAAAAATTCTATTTAATAAGCAGTCATAGAGGAGCAAGGATCTGTATGTATAGACTTCAACTTGTCCCTAGGTAAGGGCAGATATAACTAAGTGGAAGTGGCTTGTTAATCCACCATGCGTGGGTCCATCCCCGTCTTAAGACGTAAAATTACCAGGATTGAATCCCGGTGCACTAAACTCCCGCTATGTgtagggtccggggaagggtcggaccacaatggtctattgtatgcagccttaccctgcatttctgcaagaggttgtttccacggctcgaacccatgacctcctgCAAGTTtatcagttacgccaaggctccccttcttaCTAAACTGCATTAATACCTAAAATTCAGAACTTTCTGTTGACTAATGTGATTAATGTTGCACTCAGGAAAAAATGGATGGAGTACATACTCCTATAAATAAAGGATTCTCAGTTTGCAACCAAGGATCGGCCAGCCTTTTGGTCCAAGCTCAAATTAAAATAATGTAAAGGTTTAACCTTGATATAATGGCGAGTTATGCTCAAGGTCTCGCAACAGTTATTGTATGTGACAATTTTCAATATAGGAACTATCTCTACAAAGAATGATGATCCGGAAATGATAATACTTAAGTTACAAATTTTCTGCCAGAATAAATACCAACAAATAAGAGAAATCTAGTGATAAACGGTACCTGGGCTGTATTAGATAACCGATAGAATAGTTGAGTTGTGCCCAAGCTGGCCCGACACAACCATCATTTAAAAAAAGAAGGGTATGCTTGGAAAtatcaaaaaggaaaagaagtgtaCGCTTGTGTTAGATGAACAGAGAAATTGAGACTATTGCTCTGACAGTTTCTTACTAGTACTATGTTTCTAGCTTTGTGTCTTCTCGTCAGAGTCAGATACTTTAGTCAAGGAACAACAAAAGGCACACTCCAGAATCCAGATATAAAGGAAAAACACTTTTGGCAGTAAAGTTCAAGGCTTTTAGGAAATAATTCCTTTTCCGAGAGACTTACATAGAAGAAGAGTATACGTAATTGGCAAAGTTGTTAGCATAATTGATAAAGTTGTTGCAGGAGTTCACGGGTTCGAGGCTTGCGTACAACTTTCTATACAAAAGTTTCAAAAATTAAAGCCAAAAGCAAGTTACTAACTATGGTAACATCTATAGAATTCCATTACTTCTTAGAAACTAATTACCTCAAAAATCAATCTAACCCTTCAGACTTGCAAAACCCATAGACCTAAAAAAGTAAAGTATTCACAAATCATTTCTTTAAATCATGATTCGCCTCGGCATATTGCCTATTACATGTCCATCAAAATACTAGCAATCAAATTTTCACATGTTCATAAAATCCAAATAAACTacataaaaatcacaaaaaaaagaaaggaaaaagaaaatcaagTTATGAACTTTTATTAAAATACCTGGCCAGGTGAGAAGAACCCATCAAGCAAACCACCTGGGCTCAATCCAGGCGGTACAGTAAACGTTGTAGGCGGCTGACTTATCACCAAACCCGTTGGCCTACTCTGCTTATACTCCTGAGCCATAGCCGCCGTAGACGGCGGAGGAACTGGCGGGAAACCCGGTCGAACGCCGGAAAAACCCGCCGGAGATGACATTGCACCGGCGAGAAGCTGAGAAAACGAACGACAATCCGAATCCGGATCATTATCCGAGAAGAAACTGGATACTAGGGTCATTGGACCCGGGCTAATACCATTTGACCCGCCCGAAAATAAACTTTCCATTGAATTTCTCGGTGGTAAAGTTATTGTTGGACGTAGTAATTGAGCTCTTgacgttgatgatgatgatgatgatcctTCATTCTCAGCCATTGATTTTGATGactttttttctgttttttttcctTTGAAACTCAAATATGTGGAAAATTATTATAATACCATTTCTTGCTTGTTTTCGTTGGTTTTTCTTCTGGGTTTGTTGGAGAAGGGAGAGAGGTgggctgttttttttttttttttttgggggggggggggggggtgaggaGAAGATATGGGGGATGGAAGTTTGTATACTGTCCAATTTGGAAAGAAGAAACAGAAAGGTGTTACAGGATCTGAACAAAACTGAGTAGAAACTAGAAAGTCCACGCTTGCAGTTGCAGATACGAAAATGGAGGCTTTGCAGTTTTTGCTGTTATTACGGTCTTCCTTTTTCTATTTAAATGACTATTATACCAGAATATACAAGTGGAACATATACAAATTTGGGTTTTCTCGGTACAGTTTATCGGATAATTTTTTGTTGCTATACtcaaatattattataaaaaaatatatattataatataacataaaaaattaattcaaaaaaaaaaattgatcgtTATAGTATAGTTTTGTATAAATGATAACTCTTATAAAGAAGTCCGATTGTATCTAATATATAGGCTATCCAGGTCATCccaagtagaggcagcttcaagtaccttgggtcgtatccagggaggggagatcgacgaatATAttacacaccgtattggggtagaaTGGATGAattggaggttagcatctggagtcctgtgtgacaagagagtgccaccgatactcaaaggtaaattctataaagcggtggttagaccggtcaTGATGCACAGAGCTGAGTGTTGgtctgttaagaactcacatatccaaaagatgaaagtagcagaaatgaggatgttgaggtggatgtgtgggcacactaggatggataagattaggaatgatgatattcggaaGAAGGTACGTGTGGCTTCCATTGATAACaaaatgcgggaagcgaggctcggatggttcgggcatgtacagaggaggagcccagatgccccggtaaggaggtgtgagcggctggttgtggagggcatgGGAAGAGGTAGATGGCGGCCAGAGAAGTATTAGGGAGAGGTGATCAAGCAGGAcatggcgaggcttcagatttccgaggacatggcacttgataggaagatgtggaggttgagtattagggttgtaggttaggaggtagttgagtcttgccttacttcgtccgttgtgagactagtctggtagggtttttgtctaagctaACTAGTGGCAATGTCGtatcttactatttcgcttttcagtgccgGATCTATTTACTAGTTATCGCTTTtgttttgcatctttcttctggatttcatgatgttcctatttttcctatgatttctgtggtgatactgatattgtctccTTTTATCTTGTTATCCTCTTGAGCCGAGGATCTTTCGGAAACAACATCTTTAcctcttcggggtaggggtaaggtctgcgtacgtactaccctccccagatcccactagtgGAATTTCACTCGATTGTTGTTGTCGTTGTATAGACGTTGAGGCTAGACTAATAAACAGGTCGAATACACAACCTCTAATCAAGAATTGAGAAGTACTAACTATTTCATGGTGATATTTGTTAATACTAATTAATATAATTCAGTTTATATAATATGTTAGTTGTTTTATTTTCTAGGTTTCTAATTTCCAATGGCTATAAATAGTTGTCTTCTAAATGATTTGATAGTATGAAAATTAATATATAAAAGCTTAACCCAAAAGTAATATGATAAAATATGGTATGAAACTATTCCTTATGAGTTACGTTGTTGTGACTCGCGAATTTAACACTATGATAATTGAATGTGTTAAAAAAGACAAAGTAACCAAAAACCAAATGTAATTAATTAAGTTAGAAAAAACTATAGTGATCTCTCTTGCTAGTTTAACAAAGAACAGAGAACATTATTGGAAGCAAGCTAGGctctatataaaaataaaaataaatacacagAAAACTCTAAATCTGTCTTGCAAGTTTTGACAAACAACAGAGAATATTTGAAGCAAAGATCTGTATCGACGACATTAAGTAATTGGAATTAAAAAGTTTAGTGTTGTTACACTTATATTAGATTTAATTGATTTAGCTTTTTCATGAATGACAATCTATAATTATAAAAACAATTAGTACTCCCTCccgtttaaaaaaaataaacgtAATTCTATTTGGAGAGTCAAATAAGATTTTTTTTGACTAATTTTTTGTAAATAGTTTCTAAATATTTCGAATCAATAACTATGTGATTTATGGTACTTTTTATGTAATTTCTAAatatgtatattttatttttaaaaaatttaaagaatCTATATTAGAATGCAtatgtaaaattatttaatttgacTCATGTACAATTAAAATATAGGGACTATAATTTATCTATCTTGATAGAAATATGATCCGGATAGGACAGCCGCTACCTTTTCGGTGCATTCTAAATAAACTCTATTTCAATGTAATAACTCACAAATTATACTAAAGAGATAAATCGAATTAGACAAGTTCTGTGTGACGAGAGCGACCGAGAAAGGTTGATTCAAATAATTCATATCATTGGCTATAACTAATTAGGATGGGATAAATTTGATTGATTTTCTTGGAAAATGAAATATGGGATTTTCTTATTTTAAAATGTGGCATCAAAGTTGCAGACCCGACGACTTAAAAGTTGCCGTGAAGCATAAGATAATCTATATAGACGAAAAACAGTCTGTATAATTTTGGCTACTAGTGGGCACGTTTTAGACTCTAATTTGGACATTCGGTTTGTGCTATTTTTTAAATGGTTGGAGAATTTTACACCACATAATTAA is a window from the Nicotiana tomentosiformis chromosome 10, ASM39032v3, whole genome shotgun sequence genome containing:
- the LOC104093409 gene encoding probable WRKY transcription factor 4 gives rise to the protein MAENEGSSSSSSTSRAQLLRPTITLPPRNSMESLFSGGSNGISPGPMTLVSSFFSDNDPDSDCRSFSQLLAGAMSSPAGFSGVRPGFPPVPPPSTAAMAQEYKQSRPTGLVISQPPTTFTVPPGLSPGGLLDGFFSPGQGPFGMSHQQVLAQFTTQAAPAQSQLHIRPDYPSSSTAAAASLSQFQSLASNAAANQQIPPPALNPNIVKESSDVSLSDQRSEPASFAVDKPADDGYNWRKYGQKQVKGSEYPRSYYKCTHSNCPVKKKVERSLDGQVTEIIYKGQHNHQPPQSSKRSKESGNPNGNYNLQGSYEPSSEGLAGNFNKPKEGETSYSLRMKDHESSQATHDQISGSSDSEEVGDAQTRVDGRDIDERESKRRAVEVQTSEAACSHRTVTEPRIIVQTTSEVDLLDDGYRWRKYGQKVVKGNPYPRSYYKCTSQGCNVRKHVERAASDPKAVITTYEGKHNHDVPAARNSSHNTTNNSMSQLRPHNPVVDKPAAMRRTDFPNNEQQPIVLLRFKEEQIT